A window of the Microcaecilia unicolor chromosome 5, aMicUni1.1, whole genome shotgun sequence genome harbors these coding sequences:
- the ABHD10 gene encoding mycophenolic acid acyl-glucuronide esterase, mitochondrial isoform X2 — MAAVWGLRRSSLRFGRPVLSGCRHKASTQYLSRPDLPKLAYRKLKGKSPGVLYLPGYFSDMHGQKAVALEDFCKSLGHSFVRFDYSGCGSSEGDFKEQTVGRLKKDALSVLDNVCEGPQVKKEIEENGEWKIPSKYAKDGFYKVPYGTIKEAENHCLLASPIPITCPVRLIHGMKDEDISWYISMQVADRVLSTDVDVILRKQGEHRMNEKDDMKLLVYTIDDLIDKLKTAG; from the exons CGCCCGGTACTCTCAG GTTGCAGGCACAAGGCCTCAACTCAATATCTCAGTCGACCAGATCTTCCAAAGTTGGCTTATCGGAAGCTAAAAGGCAAAAGTCCTGGTGTCCTTTATCTGCCTGGTTATTTCTCAGATATGCATGGCCAGAAAGCAGTTGCTCTTGAGGACTTTTGCAAATCTCTTGGTCATTCTTTTGTAAG gttcgatTATTCCGGCTGTGGCAGTTCAGAGGGTGATTTTAAAGAGCAGACAGTTGGGAGGTTGAAGAAAGATGCTCTTTCAGTGCTGGATAACGTTTGTGAGGGACCCCAG GTGaaaaaagaaatagaagaaaATGGAGAATGGAAGATACCATCAAAGTACGCTAAAGATGGGTTTTATAAGGTGCCCTATGGTACCATTAAAGAAGCTGAAAACCATTGTCTTTTGGCCAGCCCCATCCCCATAACTTGCCCTGTCAGGCTTATCCATGGTATGAAGGATGAAGATATATCATGGTATATCTCCATGCAGGTTGCTGACCGAGTCCTCAGTACGGATGTTGACGTCATTCTTCGTAAACAGGGCGAGCATCGAATGAATGAGAAGGATGACATGAAGCTTCTGGTGTATACTATTGACGATTTAATAGATAAGCTGAAAACTGCAGGCTGA
- the ABHD10 gene encoding mycophenolic acid acyl-glucuronide esterase, mitochondrial isoform X1 has product MAAVWGLRRSSLRFGRPVLSGCRHKASTQYLSRPDLPKLAYRKLKGKSPGVLYLPGYFSDMHGQKAVALEDFCKSLGHSFVRFDYSGCGSSEGDFKEQTVGRLKKDALSVLDNVCEGPQILVGSSMGGWLMLLAALARPERIAALVGVASATDCIVSTFNQLTVEVKKEIEENGEWKIPSKYAKDGFYKVPYGTIKEAENHCLLASPIPITCPVRLIHGMKDEDISWYISMQVADRVLSTDVDVILRKQGEHRMNEKDDMKLLVYTIDDLIDKLKTAG; this is encoded by the exons CGCCCGGTACTCTCAG GTTGCAGGCACAAGGCCTCAACTCAATATCTCAGTCGACCAGATCTTCCAAAGTTGGCTTATCGGAAGCTAAAAGGCAAAAGTCCTGGTGTCCTTTATCTGCCTGGTTATTTCTCAGATATGCATGGCCAGAAAGCAGTTGCTCTTGAGGACTTTTGCAAATCTCTTGGTCATTCTTTTGTAAG gttcgatTATTCCGGCTGTGGCAGTTCAGAGGGTGATTTTAAAGAGCAGACAGTTGGGAGGTTGAAGAAAGATGCTCTTTCAGTGCTGGATAACGTTTGTGAGGGACCCCAG ATCTTGGTGGGCTCTAGCATGGGTGGTTGGCTGATGCTGCTCGCAGCCTTAGCAAGGCCAGAGAGGATAGCAGCTCTTGTCGGGGTGGCTTCCGCTACAGACTGTATCGTCTCCACTTTTAATCAGCTTACTGTTGAG GTGaaaaaagaaatagaagaaaATGGAGAATGGAAGATACCATCAAAGTACGCTAAAGATGGGTTTTATAAGGTGCCCTATGGTACCATTAAAGAAGCTGAAAACCATTGTCTTTTGGCCAGCCCCATCCCCATAACTTGCCCTGTCAGGCTTATCCATGGTATGAAGGATGAAGATATATCATGGTATATCTCCATGCAGGTTGCTGACCGAGTCCTCAGTACGGATGTTGACGTCATTCTTCGTAAACAGGGCGAGCATCGAATGAATGAGAAGGATGACATGAAGCTTCTGGTGTATACTATTGACGATTTAATAGATAAGCTGAAAACTGCAGGCTGA